Within the Oncorhynchus clarkii lewisi isolate Uvic-CL-2024 chromosome 2, UVic_Ocla_1.0, whole genome shotgun sequence genome, the region AAATAAGACATGCAGTATCCTGCATACGGTCATTCAACTAAATTCACAGCTACATAAAAATGTCCTACAGTTTAATACAGGAAGTATTTCCTCTGAGATGTCCGTGTCTGACAGACATCAACTAAGCAGGAGGTATTTTCCCAAAAGCGTAAGGGTCATTGatggagacatacagtacattcctTGCTGTGTTTTTAGATTATGTTCCTACATCACAAGAGCCAGTGTGGAGACGCAGCGCCCCCTGTCTGTGGAGTGAACTCAGGGTCCTGAACTCCAGTGGCATAGTGTGTGGACTGGCATGGGACGTGTACTCGTAGGTCAGAGTGTCATAGTAATGGTACTTCACTGGTTTCCCCTGTGAATCCTGAGGGAAAGGCCAGAAACCGTACAGGTGGATCTCCTCACAGAAGCGAGTGGCCATGGTGTACATCAGTAGACCAGTGGTGGGTCTCTTTATCTGGACGTTGTTGGTCAGCCAATACCTGAAGAATGGAGCAAGATAGTTATATAACCAAGCTAAAGGTATTTTAAGGCACTCAAGTGTTACCTGACATCTGAAAGAAATACCTAAGAGGAAATCTTTGGAATCTTTATTTCAGGATAGAGCTATTTCTCAGTGTTCAATATTTTCCTTTGTAGCTGGAAAATAAATCTACAGAACCTATAAAACTAGTGGACACTTGCACACACGCCAAGGTCCTATGACAGATAACACATAGCAAGAATACAATCGTGTTGAAGATTATCTGAAGCAAAGTCTGGTAGACTTTATCTCTGATAAAGAGGATGAGTGCAATGAAGCCAATATCCGTTAGAAAGCACTGAACCCTCTGCATTCTTAGCACTACAATGGCAGTCCACTCACCCTTGAATAAGCCCCTACAATAAGCACCCTTTCTCTCCCTATGTGGTGTCTTTCACTCAGCTCTCTGGGTGGATGTATGCTGAGGCGCCAGTGGGCTCAAGAAGAGGAACAAAATTGTAATAAGAGAGACAGGTCTGGGGCCTGCAGTCACAATGCAAGCCCCATCTGGTCCTCTCACTCACAGGCCCCCAGCCCAGCGTGGCCTACCTGGACCTCGAGATACTCTAAGAGGAGCCAGTGACCTAGCAGTGGCCTAGGACTCGCAGGAGGTCAATGGTGGATCTATCGAGTACTCAGAGAAGCAGAAACCCAGGGGAATCTATTCAGTTTGGCATTTATCAAGCACCACTGTAGCTAAAAGGTCATAGACATGTACTGCATTTCTAACAGCGTTTTCCCTGCATTTCAAAACATTTATTGCCCTTTCAGAAAAGATTCAAGGCTTTTTGTCAAAATACACTACAAAAAAATAACACTTCTGCTGGCTAGCTGTCCTCCTGCAAATTCAACAGCAGGCAGAGAGGCCAGCAGCAGTAAGTTGGTCAACAATGGCCTGTTGAGTAGCTCTAATACTCTGTTTAAACATTGCAGGGGACCTGTGAACTGCTGCTTAATTAGTGGCTGCCAGGCCCTGGATTGTGGAGCTCACAGGTGTACAGACTACGAGTTTCAGTGTCACAAAGAGCACATGCGTTCCCTCCTTGTCTTACCCTCTGACAGCATGGAGAAGGCGCAGTGAGGGGAAGGCGGTGTGCACATCAACCGTGTGCAGCAGGATGAGACGGATGGCccactctaccctctcctctcctcccttggcCATGAAGGCTGGGATCCACAGTACGCTGCCGCTGAGGCTCCGGAGCCGCTGCAGGAAGCGCTCCCTCCACTCCTCACTGGCCAGGTCCTGGAAGGCCCGCTGCACCACAGATGGGTTCATGGTCACAAGGTTGGTGCGCCGGCCCACATCCCCAGCATACTCCTCCACTGGCGCCAGGTTACATCTGCAAAGATACATTTATCTAAATTACTCTGCTATCATTTAGTCCATTTGATTAGTCTTTCACAAATATTAAGGTCAAACCACAGATCTCATAAATTGGCCCAATCCTACTGTCCTCCATAAACTCCATAAAGATTTATAAACTCCACATACACTAATTTAGTTAGCTCTGACATTGTTCAACATGCATTAAGCACATAATCAGTCAGCTAAGAACAACCCTACACCAAACACAGCTAGCTTAGGGGTGAACTGTAACTGAAaccctaatgaatgtattccatGTGTCATCCTGCTGTGTGTTGGTATCGTGTCAAAAGAAGGTTACTTGACTGACCTCAGTAAAAGTAATTACTACACTATACCAATGCACTGAGAGATAATGACCTAAGGGGAAATAAAATGTCCTGTATCTATTAAAATAAATTATGTGGGGCTGTGTGAGAGCCAGAGTCGGGTTTAACTGAGCACTGCTGTGAGCAGAGTCATTATTTCCTTACCTGAATACCTCAGCAAATCCCTCATCACTCCCTCCCAGCTAACAGCCCCTGCTAAGCTATGTCTTTCTGTGCAAACCCATTCTGACCCGTCTTTCCGTTTCCCTGTTGATCTGACACTCCAGCAGCAGGGAGGTTGGGGATTTACTCTTCCACCATAGAGGCATACAGTATGGCTCTGCATATCCAGAAGTTAGATCAAGTTACACAAGGAGGATTGGGAAAAACACCTTCCCAAAGTAATGAGGGACGTCAAATATCCCAATCTCATTACAGCAGTACAAACGTTTCAGCG harbors:
- the LOC139382047 gene encoding alpha-2,8-sialyltransferase 8B-like — its product is MQLELRTLMFGIVTVLVLFLIIADIAEVEKEIANLGGSRQLYLHSLIPKPNRNVAVKANPKPLVSEGEDKSPASPSYSNNTTKLSTDNWMFNRTLSNLIRKNILRFFDPERDISILKGTLKPGDVIHYIFDRQSTTNISENLYQLLPTASPMKNQHHRHCAIIGNSGILLNSSCGPEIDSYDFVIRCNLAPVEEYAGDVGRRTNLVTMNPSVVQRAFQDLASEEWRERFLQRLRSLSGSVLWIPAFMAKGGEERVEWAIRLILLHTVDVHTAFPSLRLLHAVRGYWLTNNVQIKRPTTGLLMYTMATRFCEEIHLYGFWPFPQDSQGKPVKYHYYDTLTYEYTSHASPHTMPLEFRTLSSLHRQGALRLHTGSCDVGT